From the genome of Corallococcus macrosporus DSM 14697:
AAGAAGCTGGGATACGACTGAAATGAAGCCCCTGGTCGCCATTGTCGGACGCCCCAACGTGGGCAAGAGCACGCTGTTCAACCGGCTCGCGGGCCGGCGCCTCGCGCTGGTGCAGGACGAGCCCGGCGTGACGCGGGATCGTCACTACGCGGACGCGGAGTGGGAGGGCCGCCACTTCACCTTCATCGACACCGGCGGCTTCGTGCCCGGTGACGAGGACAAGCTGCTCCAGCAGGTGCGGGAGCAGGCGCAGCTCGCCGTGGACGAGTGCGACGTCATCGTCTTCGTCACCGACGCCCGCGCGGGCCTCACCGCCGCGGACGAGGCGGTGGCCAGCTACCTGCGCAAGAGCGGCAAGCCGGTGGTGCTGGCCGCCAACAAGCTGGACAACACGTCCGGGCAGATGCTGTCCCTGGCCGGCGAGTTCTACCGCCTGGGCCTGGGGGACGTGCAGGCCCTGTCCGCCGAGCACGGCCTGGGCATGCAGGAGCTGTTCGACGCCGTCGTGTCCAAGCTGCCGCCCAAGGAGGAGGGCGAGGACGCCGAGGCGCCCCCGGACGACGGCATCATCCGCCTGGCCATCATCGGCCGGCCCAACGTGGGCAAGAGCACCCTGGTCAACGCCATCCTGAAGGAGAAGCGGGTGGTGGCCAGCGAGGTGGCGGGCACCACCCGCGACCCGGTGGACTCCGAGCTGACGTACAAGGACCGCAAGCTGCTGCTCACCGACACGGCGGGCATCCGGCGCAAGAAGTCCATTGCCCAGCGCGTGGAGCAGTTCTCCGTCGTCGCCGCGCTGAAGGTGATGGAGCGCAGCGACGTGGCGGTGCTGCTGATGGACGCCACGGAGCCGGCGGTGGACCAGGACGCCAAGCTGGCGGGCCTGGCGGAAGAGCGGGGCCGCGCCCTGGTCATCGTGGTGAACAAGTGGGACCTGGTGGGCGTGGACCAGCGGCGCCAGGAGACCTACCGCGAGTCCCTCAAGTACGCGCTCAAGTTCGTGGGCTACGCGCCCATCCTCTTCACGTCCGCGCTGACGGGCTCCAAGGTGGAGAAGGTGGTGGACGTGGCGACGGAGCTGGCGGACCAGTTCCGCTTCCGGGCGCCCACCCCGCAGCTCAACCGGCTGCTGGAGCACATGGTGGACAACCACCCGGCGCCCATCGTCCGGGGCAAGCCGCTGCGGCTGTACTACATCGCCCAGGTGGCGGCCGCGCCGCCGACCTTCACCATCACCGTGAACCATCCGGACGGCGTTCCGGACATGTACAAGCGGTACATCACCAACCAGCTGCGCAAGACGTTCGACCTGCGCGTGCCCATCCGGCTCATCTTCAAGGGCCGGCCCGGGCAGGCCAAGCGCGAGGCCCGCAAGCGGCCGCAGCGCCAGGGGAAGCGCTGAGGCGTCAGTGCGTTGACACTCGCGGCGCGCGCTCCATACAGTGCGCCGCTCTTTAAAAGAGGTTGCCCGACGTGGCCGGAACCACCAAGACCGAGAAGATTCGCCAGAAAGAGCTCAGCCAGCCGGACTCCTTCCAGAAGGTGGGCACCGAGGCGAGCGACTGGCTAGCGCAGCGCCAGAAGATCATCGGGCTCGCCGCGGGCGTGCTCATCCTGGGCGGCGTGGGCGTGGCCATCGCCAGCGAGGTGTCCAAGCGCGGCGAGGAGAAGGCCTCCATGGCCCTGGGCCAGGCGCTGACCGTGCTGAACCGGCCCGTGGAGGGCGTGCAGCCCGCGCAGCCCGGCGACACCGAGCCCGCCTTCAAGACGGTGAAGGAGCGAGACGAGGCCCTGGTGAAGGCGCTGTCCGACTTCCGCCAGCAGCACGGCGGCACCCCGTCCGCGGCGACGGCGGCCCTGACCGAGGGCAAGGCGCAGTTCCGGCTGGGCAACCACGCGGCGGCGCAGGCCGCCTTCGGTGAGTTCCTCAAGGGCGCGGCCCAGAACGATCCGCTCCGCGTGGAGGCCTTCGAGGGCCAGGGCTACGCGCTGGAGGCGGACGGCAAGTACGAGGACGCCATCAAGGCCTTCGAGCAGATGGGCACCGCAGGTGGCCCGTTCCTGGTGGGCATGGGCGACTACCACAAGGCCCGCATGCTCATCCTCCTGGGCAAGAAGGAAGAGGCGGCCCAGGTCCTGTCGAAGCTGACCACGGCGCAGCCGAACACGGCGGCGGCGCGTCAGGCGGGTGAGCGCCTGGCGGTGCTGGCGTCGGAAGGTGTGAAGGTTCCTGCCCCGGAGGCTCCGGCGGCTGCACCCGTTCCGGACGCGGGGTAGAAACACACGCCATGACGAAGCGGCTCGTGAGCTGGAAGCGTTGGCTGGGTGGCACCGTGGCGGCGGGGCTTCTGGGCGGCTGCAGTGGCGTGCGGTACTACGGCAACCCGGAGCTGCCCCGGCCGCCGTCGAACACGCCACTGGATTACTTCTCCGTCAACTGGTGGGCGCCGCTCGCGCCGCCGCGGACGCTGGAGTACGGGCCTCGGGAGACGGCGACGCCGGCGTATGACGCCGCCAGCCGGACGGCGGTGGCCCTCACGCGGGACGGGTTCGCCCGGGGCGTGGGGCCGGATGGCCAGGTGAAGTGGGAGTTCAAGACGGCCAACCGCTTCAACGCGGGCCCCCGGGTGGTGGACGGCGTGGCCTACGTGCCCGGCGGTGACGGCGTGCTGTACGCGCTGGACGCCGCCACGGGCGAGGAGAAGTGGAAGTACGTGGCGGGCGAGGCGCTGGCGACGGTGCCCGTGGTCGCGGAGGGCCTGGTGCTGGTGGCCTCCGAGAGCGACACGCTCTTCGCCGTGAAGGCCGCGGATGGGCAGTGGGCCTGGCAGTACCGCCGGGATCCGCCCACCGGCTTCACCGTGCGAGGCGCGTCGCGGCCCCTGGTCCGTGAAGGCGTGGCCTACGTCGGTTTCTCCGACGGCTTCGTGGTGGCGCTCAGCGCCGATGACGGCGGCGTCACCTGGGAGCGCTCGCTGTCTGGCGTGGGCTCCGAGTTCCTGGACGTGGACAGCAGCCCGGTGATGGACGCCAACGGGCAGCTCTACGTCACGTCGTACAAGACGGGCATCTTCGCGCTCGAGGCGGAGACGGGCGACATGGTGTGGAACTCGTCCGTGGCGGGCATGACGTCGCTGCTGGTCAGCGGTCAGGTGCTCTTCGCCGCTGGTGACGGCCGGGTGGATGCCTACCTGGCGGAGACCGGGCGGCTCCTCTGGTCGCACTCCCTGGGGGAACGGGCGGGCTTCGCCCCGGTGTTCGCTCAGGGAATGCTGCTCGTGCCCACGTCCAACGCGCTGCTGTTCCTGGAGCCCAAGACGGGCCGCTCGCGCGTGGCCTGGAACCCCGGGAGCGGCGTCACCGCGCCGCCCTTCGTGGCGGGCCGGCAGCTCTTCGTGCTGTCGAACGGCGGCTACCTGTACTCCCTGGACCTGAACGGGATTGACGGGTGACGGCGCCGGCGCGCAGGACGGTCCGCGTGGTGGCGGCGCTGATTCCGCGGCCGGAGGATGGTCGTCAGTTCCTGGTGCAGCAGCGGCTCCCTGGTGGCAGCCGCGCCCTGCTGTGGGAGTTCCCCGGCGGCAAGGTGGAGGCCGGGGAGACGGACGAGGCCGCGCTGGCCCGGGAGTGCCGCGAGGAGCTGGACGTGGAGCTCGCCGTGGGACGGCGGCTCTGGGAGGGCCAGCACAGCTACCCGGACCTGACGGTGGAGCTGGTGCTGTTCCTGGCCCGGATCGTCTCGGGCGAGCCCCGGCCGCTGGGGGCCCACACGCTGGCGTTCCACACGCCGGCGCAGATGCAGTCACTGCCGTTCTGCGAGGCGGACCTCCCGCTGCTGGACGACCTGGTGGCGGGAAGGCTGGGCGCGCTCGATTGATGCTGCAGCGGACGTTCCAGCACATCCCGGGCGTCGGTCCCTGGCGGGAGAAGGACCTGTGGTCCCGCGGCATCCGCACCTGGGATGACTTTCCGGAGGCCGGCCAGGGCGTGGCCCTGAACCGGAAGTCGGATGACGTGGCGCGGGCGCGCATCGCCGAGTCGAAGGACGCGCTGGCCCGGCGGGACTTGCGCAAGCTGGCGGAGTTGCTGCCGTCCCGGGAGCACTGGCGCCTGTATCCCGAGTTCCAGGACGACGCCGTCTACTTCGACATCGAGACGGATGGCCGGGAGGCCCAGGCGCCCACGGTGGTGAGCCTGTTCGATTCAAAGGGCCTTCACGTCTTCATCCAGGGCCGGAACCTGGACGCGCTGCCGGAGGCCATGGCCGCCCGGCGGCTGTGGGTGACGTTCAACGGCTCGTGCTTCGACGTGCCCGTCCTGCGTGACTACTTCGGTCCGGGGCGCTTTCCGGTGCCGGATGCGCACATCGACCTGCGGTTCGTGACGCGGCGTCTGGGCATGGGTGGCGGCCTGAAGGAAATCGAGGGGAAGATTGGCGCCGAGCGCCCGCCGCACATGAAGGGCGTGAATGGCTATGACGCCGTGCTGCTGTGGCGCGCGTACCAGCGCCGGGGGGACGTGGAGGCCCTCCGGTTCCTCGTCGAGTACAACCTCTACGACGCCTTCCAGCTCCGGACGCTGATGGACGTGGCGTACAACCGCGGCGCGGACGAGCTGAACCAGGACGTAACCCGGCTGCCGGTGTTCGAGCGCGGGGATGTGCTCTACGACGTCAGCCGCATCATCCTGGAGTTGGGGCCGACCGAGCGAGACCTGGAGACGCTGGCCCGTGTCCGGGCGATGGAGCAGGACGGCTGAGCGGGCAGGGTGACTGTGCCCGTCTCGCCGTGCCGCCAGCAGCCGTGCGTTCATGAATTCCGGGCGGTGAACACCTGGGCTCACGAAGTCAGGGGGTGCGGTGGAATGCCCTGGGGGGGCGTTTGTAGTTTGCAGGGTCCACCACGGAGGAATGAATGAACGACCCGACGAATCCAACGCCGGCCGAGGTTGCTGAGACCCCTTCGAGCTCCAAAAGCAAGACGCTGGCCGTCGTCCTGGGGCTGGCGGGCCTGGCGTTGGTGGCGTCGTATTTCGGGCTTCAGCGGCAGGCCACCATCCCAGAGGAGCCGCCCACGACGCCCACGGTTCCCACGGAGGCCGCGGGCGCGACGGCCGCGGCGCCGCCCGTGGCCGCGGAGACGTCGCTCCCGGAGCGGGATGGCGAGGTCCGCGACCTGGCGAGCCGGCTTTCGCCTGACCCCGAGCTGGCGCGTTGGATGAATGAGAAGGATTTGATTCGCCGCTTCACGGGCGCGGTCACCAGTATCGCGGAGGGCTTGAGCCCGCGCCCGATGCTGGGCTTCCTGGCGCCTCCGGGGGCTTTTCAAGTCACCCAGGTGGACGGCACGACGGTCATCGATCCCGCCAGCTACACGCGCTATGACGCCGTGGCCCGCGTGATTGAGTCCATTGACGCACACTCCGCGGCCAGCGTGTTCCGCGAGCTGAAGCCGCTGATTGACCAGGCCAACGCGGAGATCGCGCCGCCGGGCCAGACGTTCAACAGCTCCTTGAGCGCGGCCATCCAGCACTTGCTGAAGGTGCCGGCCCAGGAAGGTCCGGTGGAGGTGGTGCCGGAGGGCGCGCTGTATGCCTATGCGGCGCCAGAGCTGGAGGATTTGAGCCCCGCGCAGAAGCATCTGCTGCGCATGGGGCCGGAGAACATGAAGCGCATCCAGGCCAAGCTCAAGGAGCTGAAGACGTCGCTGGGCCTCCCCGTGGCGGACCGCTGAAGCGACTCGGGCCGGCCACGGCCGCTCGGGCTACCGGCGCCGCTTGCCGGAGCGCCTGGGCGGCGGGGCCGGCTTGTCCTTTTCGCCAGCGATTTGAAGCGTCTGGCGGAACTCGTCGACGTCGCGGCCCAGGGCGTCGGTGAAGGCGGTGCCGGTCTGGGCGTCCACGACCAGGGTGTACTTGAAGCCGGACTTGAGCGGCCGAGGCAGCCGGATGCGGTAGACGAGGCCGGCTTCGGTTTCCTCGACCTCGTCATCGGAGATCATCGCCCGGTCGGCCTCGTCGAACAGCCGGACCCGGTAGTTCTTGAGCAGTCTCGACGTGCGGAGCTCCAGGAGCGTGGTGGGCTCGATGATTGCGGCGTCGTCGGGCGCCAGGGCGATGTCGGTCAGGCCCAGGTCCATGGCCGCGGTGCCTGAGTCGACGAGGCCCGCATCCGTGGCGGCGGCCGCGATGGCGTCCGCCGGAGTGGCCGTGCCTGGGTTGGCGGCGCCGGCATCGTTGGCGGCGGCCGCGATGACGTCTGTCGGGGCGGCCGTGCCTGAGCCCGCGGGTTCGGCGGCATCCGGCGGCGCCTGGTAGCTGAGGGAGAACCGGGTAGGCGGCGGCGTCGCGGGGACCTGGGGCGCATCGGCCACGCCGGCATCCGGCGTGGCGGCCGGCTTGTCCGGACAGCCGGAAAGGACGAGAGCGCCACAGCAGGTGACGGCGACGAGTCCGAATCGAAGAAGACGCATGTGGCGGCCACGGTATGCGCCCAGGTGGGCGCCGGAAAGCGCCGAGTGCCGGTCAGCCAGCCGGGCCGCAGGCTGGTGGCAACGGGGCCGCGGAGGGGGCTTCAGATAACGCCCAGGACGTGACCTCTCCCTCTGAAAGAAGGTCCGATAACATGCGTTATGTGAACTAAGCGGGCATGAGCCCAGGGGGCGTTCTGGCGGGTTCCCCCGCCCTGGCTTCTGGGCCGTCCGGGCTGTTCCCGGTCCGCCGATTGCAGCCGGATGCGGCAGGATCTCCACCTCCGGAACCCCGCCATGACCTTCCTCGATTCGCTCGCCGCGGATGTCCGCTTCGCGCTCCGCACCTTCCGCCGCTCGCCCGGCTTCGTCGCGGCGGCCGTGCTCTGCCTGGCGCTGGGCATCGGCGCCAACGCCGTCATCTTCAGCGTAGTCCACGGCGTCCTCCTCCGGCCGCTGCCGTATGCGGAGCCCGAGCGGCTGGTCAGCCTCGTGGAGGTCCGGCCCCAGGGCTATGGCGGCCCCGTGTCCTGGCCCACGTTCTGGGCCTGGCGCCAGCACAGCCCGTTCTTCACGCACCTGGCGGCCTTCACGGGCGGCGGCGTCACCCTCCAGGCCCCGGACGCCTCGGAGCGCCTCGAGGCCGTTCGCGGAACGTCGGACTTCTTCGCGGTTCACGGCGTGCCGCCCATGTTGGGCCGGACCTTCGCCTCGAACGAAGACCTGCCCGGCCAGGCGCCGGTCGCCGTCCTCAACGAGCGCCTCTGGCGAGCCCGCTTCGGCGCCGACCCTGCCGTCCTGGGCCGCTCCGTGGACCTGGATGGCCTGGCCCACACCGTCATTGGCGTGATGCCGGCCTCGTTTGACGCCTCCACCGACGTCTGGCTGCCCTTGGTGGCTCCGCCGGATGCCTCCGCCAGGACCCGGTCCACGGTGCTGACCCTCCGGGCCCGGCTGGCCCCTGGCGTCTCGCGGGCCTCCGCCGAGGCCCGGTTGAAGCAAGTCGCCGCGAACGCCGCGTTGGCCCAGGCGGAGGCCCACCGGGATCGCAGCGCCCGGGTCATTCCCCTGGATGAGAGCCAGACGAAGTCCTGGCGCACGCCGCTCCAGGTCCTGCTGGGCGCCGTGTCCCTGGTGCTGCTCATCGCGTGCACCAACGTCGCGAACCTCTTGCTGGCCCGCGCTGGCACCCGGCGGCGTGAGCTGGCGGTGCGTCTGGCCCTGGGCGCCGGCCGGGCCCGGGTCGTCCAGCAGCTCCTCGTCGAAAGCCTCCTCCTGGCCCTCCTGGGCGGCGCGCTGGCGGCGTTGCTCGCGCGCTGGGGCCTGGATGCGCTCCTGGCGCTCGCTCCGGAGAGCCTCCCCCGGCGTCAGGACATCGCGCTGGACGGCACGGCCTTCCTGTTCCTCCTGGCCCTCAGCGGCGTCAGCGGGCTGGCCTTCGGGGTGCTCCCAGCCCTCCATGCTTCCCGGCTGGACGTCCGTGGTGGGCTCGCCGCCGCGGGCGATGGCAACACGGTGCCGGGCTTTGGCCGCCGCCTGGGGGCCTCCCTGGTGGTCGTGGAGGTCGCCCTGTCGCTGGTGCTGCTCGTTGGCGCGGGGCTGCTCGGACGCGCCTTCCTGCACCTGCTGGGCACGTCTCCTGGGCTCGCCCCCGGTCAGGTGCTGACGCTGCACCTGTCCATCCCCGATGCCCGGTTCTTCAATGCCGGCGGCCTGGACGAGGAGCTGCCGGGACGGCTCCTGGAGCCGGTGTTGGGGGCGGTCCGCGCGCTCCCGGGCGTCTCCGCCGCGGGCATGACCTCCGTGCTCCCGGTCCAACGGGCCTGGAACAACGCCCGGTATCGCGTGGAAGGAGCGCCCGCTCTGGCGCCCGGCGACGAGCCCCGGGCCGAGCGCCGCGCCACCAGCCCCGGCTACTTCGCCGCCATGGGCATCCCCATGCGCCAAGGGCGCGATTTCACGGCCCTGGACGCCGCCCCGGACCAGCCCGGGGTGGTCATCGTCAACGAAACCCTGGCCCGCCGGCACTTCCCGGCGGGAGACGCCCTGGGCCAGCGGCTGCACCTCGGGGCTGCGGCGTTCACGATTGTCGGCGTCGTGGGGGACGTCCGCCAGGCGGGCCTGGAGCGCGAGCCGCTCGCCGAGTTCCACGTCCCCTACGGCCGGCCCTGGGGCGATGACGGGCTCGTCCTCGTGGCGCGGACCTCGGTGCCGCCGGAGACGCTGCTGCCGGCCATCCGGGAGGCCATTCGCCGCGTGGACGGCACCATTCCCGTCCACCGGGCGCTCACCATGGAACAGGTCATCGCGCGGTCGCTGGCGATGCGCCGGCTCGTCCTGGGGCTCCTTGGAGGCTTTGCCTGCCTCGCCGTCGTGCTCGCCGCGTATGGCCTCTACGGCGTCATTTCGCTCCGGGTGGCCCAGCGCACGCGGGAGCTCGGCGTCCGCATGGCCCTGGGCGCCCGGCCGGCGGACGTGCTCCGGCTGGTCCTGGGCCAGGGCGCGAGGATGACCGCGGTGGGGATTGGCGTGGGGCTGGGAGCGGCATTCCTCCTGTCCCAGGTGCTCGCCAGCCAGCTCCACGGCGTCAGCGCGAGGGACCCGTGGACCTTCGGGGGCGTGGCGGCGCTGCTCGCGGCCGTGGCGTTGCTCGCCTGCTGGGTCCCCGCCCGCCGGGCGACTCGGATGGACCCGCTGCAGGCGCTCCGGAAGGACTGACGCCACGCCTTTCTCGTCCCATGCCCGGGATGCGGAATCCCAGTCCTGGCACATGCGCGGATGACACGTCGCGTTGGCACGAAATCCAGACGCGAATGCGACTTTTTCCTCCGCGTCACGTTGTTCCTCCATGGGCCTGGAATCAGCCCGGATCCCCCAGGGAATCCAACCTGTAGCGGCGGGAATCAGGTGCCCGCTCGCATGTTGGGTTCTCCGGGAAATCACCCCCGCTTTTTACTGGCTTGACCCGGCCAGGAGCTTCCCGCAGAACCGCGACACCCATGGCCCTGGAAAGGACCGTTTCATGAAGCGTTTGTTCGTCATTGCCACCCTCCTCGGCGCGGCGCCCGCGATGGCCGACGAGGGCATGTGGACCTACAACAACTTTCCCTCCGCGAAGGTGAAGGAGAAGTACGGCTTCGAGCCTTCCCAGCAGTGGCTGGACAACGCGCGCCTGTCCTCGGCGCGTCTGGCGGGCGGCTGCTCGGCCAGCTTCGTGTCGGCCAACGGCCTGGTGATGACGAATCACCACTGCGCGCGCGGCTGCATCGACCAGCTCTCCACGGCGAAGAAGAACTACATCGCCAACGGCTTCTACGCGAAGACGCAGGCCGCGGAGACCCAGTGCCCGGCGATGGAGATCAACCAGCTCGTCAAGATCACCGACGTCACGGAGACGCTGAACAAGGCGACCCAGGGGCTGACGGGCAAGAAGTACGCGGACACGCTGAAGGCGAAGATGTCCGAGCTGGAGCAGGCCTGCTCCGCCGGCAACGCCAAGGCGCGCTGTGACGTCGTCACGCTGTACCAGGGCGGCCAGTACAACCTCTACGAGTACAAGCGCTTCCAGGACGTCCGCCTGGTGATGGCCCCCGAGCACGCCATCGCGTTCTTCGGCGGTGACCCGGACAACTTCGAGTTCCCCCGCTACGACCTGGACGTGACGTTCCTGCGCGTCTACGAGGACGGCAAGCCGGCGACCACGAACAACTTCTTCAAGTGGTCCGACAAGGGCGCCAAGGAAGGCGAGCTGACCTTCATCTCCGGCCACCCGGGCCGCACGTCGCGGGGCCTCACCGTCGCGGAGCTGGAGTTCCACCGCGA
Proteins encoded in this window:
- the der gene encoding ribosome biogenesis GTPase Der translates to MKPLVAIVGRPNVGKSTLFNRLAGRRLALVQDEPGVTRDRHYADAEWEGRHFTFIDTGGFVPGDEDKLLQQVREQAQLAVDECDVIVFVTDARAGLTAADEAVASYLRKSGKPVVLAANKLDNTSGQMLSLAGEFYRLGLGDVQALSAEHGLGMQELFDAVVSKLPPKEEGEDAEAPPDDGIIRLAIIGRPNVGKSTLVNAILKEKRVVASEVAGTTRDPVDSELTYKDRKLLLTDTAGIRRKKSIAQRVEQFSVVAALKVMERSDVAVLLMDATEPAVDQDAKLAGLAEERGRALVIVVNKWDLVGVDQRRQETYRESLKYALKFVGYAPILFTSALTGSKVEKVVDVATELADQFRFRAPTPQLNRLLEHMVDNHPAPIVRGKPLRLYYIAQVAAAPPTFTITVNHPDGVPDMYKRYITNQLRKTFDLRVPIRLIFKGRPGQAKREARKRPQRQGKR
- a CDS encoding tetratricopeptide repeat protein, translating into MAGTTKTEKIRQKELSQPDSFQKVGTEASDWLAQRQKIIGLAAGVLILGGVGVAIASEVSKRGEEKASMALGQALTVLNRPVEGVQPAQPGDTEPAFKTVKERDEALVKALSDFRQQHGGTPSAATAALTEGKAQFRLGNHAAAQAAFGEFLKGAAQNDPLRVEAFEGQGYALEADGKYEDAIKAFEQMGTAGGPFLVGMGDYHKARMLILLGKKEEAAQVLSKLTTAQPNTAAARQAGERLAVLASEGVKVPAPEAPAAAPVPDAG
- a CDS encoding PQQ-binding-like beta-propeller repeat protein; amino-acid sequence: MTKRLVSWKRWLGGTVAAGLLGGCSGVRYYGNPELPRPPSNTPLDYFSVNWWAPLAPPRTLEYGPRETATPAYDAASRTAVALTRDGFARGVGPDGQVKWEFKTANRFNAGPRVVDGVAYVPGGDGVLYALDAATGEEKWKYVAGEALATVPVVAEGLVLVASESDTLFAVKAADGQWAWQYRRDPPTGFTVRGASRPLVREGVAYVGFSDGFVVALSADDGGVTWERSLSGVGSEFLDVDSSPVMDANGQLYVTSYKTGIFALEAETGDMVWNSSVAGMTSLLVSGQVLFAAGDGRVDAYLAETGRLLWSHSLGERAGFAPVFAQGMLLVPTSNALLFLEPKTGRSRVAWNPGSGVTAPPFVAGRQLFVLSNGGYLYSLDLNGIDG
- a CDS encoding (deoxy)nucleoside triphosphate pyrophosphohydrolase; amino-acid sequence: MTAPARRTVRVVAALIPRPEDGRQFLVQQRLPGGSRALLWEFPGGKVEAGETDEAALARECREELDVELAVGRRLWEGQHSYPDLTVELVLFLARIVSGEPRPLGAHTLAFHTPAQMQSLPFCEADLPLLDDLVAGRLGALD
- a CDS encoding ribonuclease H-like domain-containing protein; its protein translation is MLQRTFQHIPGVGPWREKDLWSRGIRTWDDFPEAGQGVALNRKSDDVARARIAESKDALARRDLRKLAELLPSREHWRLYPEFQDDAVYFDIETDGREAQAPTVVSLFDSKGLHVFIQGRNLDALPEAMAARRLWVTFNGSCFDVPVLRDYFGPGRFPVPDAHIDLRFVTRRLGMGGGLKEIEGKIGAERPPHMKGVNGYDAVLLWRAYQRRGDVEALRFLVEYNLYDAFQLRTLMDVAYNRGADELNQDVTRLPVFERGDVLYDVSRIILELGPTERDLETLARVRAMEQDG
- a CDS encoding DUF3014 domain-containing protein, whose amino-acid sequence is MNDPTNPTPAEVAETPSSSKSKTLAVVLGLAGLALVASYFGLQRQATIPEEPPTTPTVPTEAAGATAAAPPVAAETSLPERDGEVRDLASRLSPDPELARWMNEKDLIRRFTGAVTSIAEGLSPRPMLGFLAPPGAFQVTQVDGTTVIDPASYTRYDAVARVIESIDAHSAASVFRELKPLIDQANAEIAPPGQTFNSSLSAAIQHLLKVPAQEGPVEVVPEGALYAYAAPELEDLSPAQKHLLRMGPENMKRIQAKLKELKTSLGLPVADR
- a CDS encoding ABC transporter permease, yielding MTFLDSLAADVRFALRTFRRSPGFVAAAVLCLALGIGANAVIFSVVHGVLLRPLPYAEPERLVSLVEVRPQGYGGPVSWPTFWAWRQHSPFFTHLAAFTGGGVTLQAPDASERLEAVRGTSDFFAVHGVPPMLGRTFASNEDLPGQAPVAVLNERLWRARFGADPAVLGRSVDLDGLAHTVIGVMPASFDASTDVWLPLVAPPDASARTRSTVLTLRARLAPGVSRASAEARLKQVAANAALAQAEAHRDRSARVIPLDESQTKSWRTPLQVLLGAVSLVLLIACTNVANLLLARAGTRRRELAVRLALGAGRARVVQQLLVESLLLALLGGALAALLARWGLDALLALAPESLPRRQDIALDGTAFLFLLALSGVSGLAFGVLPALHASRLDVRGGLAAAGDGNTVPGFGRRLGASLVVVEVALSLVLLVGAGLLGRAFLHLLGTSPGLAPGQVLTLHLSIPDARFFNAGGLDEELPGRLLEPVLGAVRALPGVSAAGMTSVLPVQRAWNNARYRVEGAPALAPGDEPRAERRATSPGYFAAMGIPMRQGRDFTALDAAPDQPGVVIVNETLARRHFPAGDALGQRLHLGAAAFTIVGVVGDVRQAGLEREPLAEFHVPYGRPWGDDGLVLVARTSVPPETLLPAIREAIRRVDGTIPVHRALTMEQVIARSLAMRRLVLGLLGGFACLAVVLAAYGLYGVISLRVAQRTRELGVRMALGARPADVLRLVLGQGARMTAVGIGVGLGAAFLLSQVLASQLHGVSARDPWTFGGVAALLAAVALLACWVPARRATRMDPLQALRKD